CGTAGAGGTCTATCTGTTTGACGGCCGCAACAACCCGGTCGGCCAGGGGCCGTTGGCCGAAGCATACACCGAAGACCCCATGCCGCCCGGCACCATGGCTGTGGCCCGGATGCGCACAACTGTCGAAAACGCGAAGCACTGGTCAGCGGAAACCCCCTATCTCTATACCGTTGTGCTTGCTCTCAGGGACAGCGACGGAGAGCTGCTGCAGACGGTGAGAACCCGAGCCGGATTCCGAACCTATGAAATCCGGGACGGGGTGTTTCTGGTGAATGGCGAAGAGGTCAGACTCAAAGGCGCAAACCTCCACGAACACGACCCGCACAAAGCCCATACCGTCGATCCCGACTGGATCCGGAAAGACTATCGCCTGATGAAACAAAGCAACATGAATGCGGTGCGCATGGCCCACTATCCCCACAGCCGTCATTACTACGAATTGGCCGACAAATACGGGCTCTATGTGATGGATGAAGCCAACGTGGAGACTCACGGCATCTCCTTCCGCCGCAATCTCATTCCCGGAAGCGATCCGATGTGGACCATGGCCACGCTCGAGCGGATGCGGCGCATGGTCGAAATCCACAAGAACTATCCGTCGGTGGCGATATGGTCACTTGGCAACGAAGCCGGTCACGGTGACAACTTCTCCAAATCGGCTGCACTGATCCGCTCCATGGATCCGAGCCGCCCGATTCACTATCAGCATATGAATGAAATCGCCGACATGGACAGCTACATGTACCCGCCGCCGGGCAGTGTCCGCGACATTCTGGCCACCATGCCTTCCAACCGGGCTCTGATCCTGTGCGAAATGGCCCACTCCATGGGCAACTCCACCGGTAACATGATGGAATACATGGAACTGCTCGAAAACCACCGCAATTACATCGGTACGTTTATCTGGGACTGGGTCGATCAGGGCCTCTATGAAGAGGATGAACAGGGCAACATGTTCTGGGCCTACGGCGGCGATTACGGCGACTACCCGAACGATGGCAATTTCAATATCAACGGACTGGTGATGCCCGACCGAACTCCGCAGCCCGCCCTCAAACAGGTGAAATACGCTTACCAGCATGTGACGATTTCTGCCGCCGACCTCCGGAACGGCACTGTTTCGCTGACCAACCGCTACTCGCACATCGCCCTCGACCGCTTCTACCTGCATTGGGAACTGAAGGAGGATGGAATCGTGCTTCAGTCAGGGCAAAAGGAGCTTTCCGGCATAGAGCCTGGAGAAAGAGTAACCGTAACGCCGGATTTTGAAAAACCGGAGCTGCGGCCCGGACGCGAGTACTGGCTGAATGTCAGTTTGCATCTCAATGCAGACGAGGCCTGGGCCGACGCCGGTCACCGGATAGCCTGGGAGCAGTTTGCCTTGCCCTGGCCAACACCCCCGGCCCTTCGCCAGAAGCCCGGTGATATGGCGACTCCCGCCGTAACAATGGATGGCGACAGCTTTGTATTGCAAAGCGATGATACCCGCATCCGTATTTCCAGGGAGAGCGGAGAAATGACCTCTCTGCGTCACAATGGCCGGGAGTTGCTGGTGGGACCGTTAAAGCTCAATTTCTGGAGGGCTCCGACCGACAACGACATGGCGGGATGGGGCGATGTGCTCGATCCCTGGAAAACCGCCTTTGCAGAGCGATCCGTAGATCGTGTTGAGATTGTTTCGCAGACAGATGCCGCGATAGCGATTCTCGCGGAGGGGCGTCTGTCCGTTGGCTCATCCACCTTCCAAACCCTTTACACATTCTGGGGGAATGGGGTGATGCAGGTCGAAGCGCACATCCACCCGCTCGGTGACGTGCCCGAAGCCATTCCCAGAATCGGCATGGAGTTGCGCATTCCGGCCGATTATCACACCATGACCTGGTACGGCCGCGGTCCCGAGGAGAACTACCAGGATCGCAACCGGGGCATCAATATCGGGGAGTACACCGGATCTATTCCGGAACTGGTTACGCACTATGTGATGCCCCAGGAAAATGCCAACCGCACCGATGTTCGTTGGACCGGTTTCACCAACGATGAAGGCCAAGGTCTGCTGGCTGCCGGAATGCAGGAGCTGAACGTAAGCGCCTGGCCATACAGCCTTCAGGACCTTGAAAAGGCCACCCATGTAAACCGGCTGCCCGTCAGAGACTTTTTCACGGTTAATATCGACTACAAACAGCAGGGTGTCGGTGGAATTAACTCATGGACCGAACTGGCCCGCGCAATGGAGCCTTACCGGCTGCCCGCATCCCGCCCCTATTCGTATGGGTTCTATCTGATACCGCTGGATCCGTCTTCGGGTGATATGAGAGACCTGGCCCGTACGCTGCCACCTAAATCACTCGATCAATTACCGGTACAGGGCGATCATTGATACTTGCACCAAAATCCATTTTTTGTGATGATACGTGCAGCGGTAAACGTCACTTTCTGGTTTTTATGGCAACGCTTCGTTTCGATTGCAGCTTGAACCGCGGCTGATTGGCAAAAATAAAGGGGAACGAGCTTGTCGCTCGTCCCCCTCACGGGTTTGGATTCAATCGCGTGCACCGGGAAGTACACGCATCTTAACCAAGGTGCTCTCAATGATGAATATAAAAATCAAAAAATCAGGCCCGGCCCGGGTATGTAAAGGATCCATAAAGTACCGGACAATCCGGGAGACCGTCCTCTCCCCCAGTCTGACCGGCACCATCCCCCGTACATACGATACTCTCGCCCCAGAAAAGAGTTGTTAGAAATTCACTTTACCAACAACATTTTCCTGTTCAGAATCGCGTGGCTGCCGCTGGTCAGGCGGTACAGATAGACTCCACTGGACCAGCCCGAGGCATCAACCGTCACCGTATGGCTGCCCGCGCCGTGATACCCGGATGCCAGGGTCTCCACACGCCGGCCCTGCAGATCAAACACCTCCAGGGTTACCGCAGCCCCTTTTTCAAGTGAAAACCGAATTCGGGTTGCCGGGTTGAACGGGTTGGGATAGTTCTGGTCCAGCTGAATGCCGGAAGGCCGTTCAGCCACATATCCGGCATCCGTGGGTACATGATAGTGAAACGCGACCGGGCCGGGTCCGATCCCTGCCTGAAAGCTGTCCACTGCGGCAGCTGAAAGATCATAGCGCACAACCTTGCCGGCAGAGGCAAAATCCGGGGCAATGGTGACATAAACCAGCGGGTCCTGCGACTGCACATCCACCGAGAACGAGTGCATTTGCCGTTCCAGCCAGGGTTCGTCATGAAGCCTCATCTGCTCAAGGTCAACGGACCGGATTCCGTCACGTTGCAGTAATGCCGTCTGAGCATCCAGAAAAATCAGTTTTCCTGGATGTCCGCCCGTCTCCATCCTTCCGGCCACTTCCAGTTCATCGGGATCGATCACCACCAGTTCGCCAAAGGTTTCGTACGTTTCGGGATCCCAGCTGCCGTCCGGGCCAACGCCGTAATTTCCAACGGCAACGGACCATATTCTGCCGGCCGGACCGACCGCCAACTGACCCGGATTGTCGCCAACCGGGATTCTCTTGACCACCTCATCACCGGTGATATCAACTACGGCCACTTCGTTTCCGGTACCCATACCACTCAGGGCCACAAACACATGGTTTCCGGACTTTACCATACCCTCCGGACCGGATCCTGCCCCCAAATCGATCACCGCAATTTCCTCGCCAAGGGCAAGGTCAATCACCGAGAGATTGTCTCCATAGAGGTTGCTTACGTATGCTTTCTCTCCGGAAACCTGCAAAATGTGGCGCGGGCTCCCGCCATGTGCTTCATCATCAATGAAAATGGTCATGGCGGACTCGAAGGTTACGGGATCGATCACTTCAATTTTGTGGCTGTTGTTGACCACAACGTAGAGCATCTCGTTGATCCACTGCGCATCATTGGCAACATCTCCCAGCAAACGCTGAGTATATGTATGGAACACCTGCTGCTCCACTTCTCCCGTCTCCGGTTTGAACACGGTGAGTGTGGCGTTGTTGTTTCCCCAGGAACCTTCGTTAACGACAAAAACCTGATATGGCTGATATCCGGCAGATTGCTGTCGGACCTGCTCAGGCGCCTCCGTAAAGAGTTGGGCGGCCAACGGGACATGCCCCGCGAGTCCGGTGATGATCGAAAAAACTATAAGTGCAAAGAGTGTTCGTAAACCTGATTTCATGAAAAGCTCCTTATTTTGAAATCGCTCAGGGCCCGGACCGGTTCGTCCGTCAGTTGAGCGAAAGGGTTATGGTTAGGTGATAGTGCCTGGGCGCGGAAGGATAAGACTGGATGACCTCGTATGCGGCGTCGGTCAGGTTGCGAATGCCGGCGCTGACCTCCCCGCTCCACACGGCAGCCGGCCATCGCATGCCCAGATCCAGATCCATGGCTGTAAATGCCTCCAGAGGATCCCGGATCGCTGAATGGTCAAATGTGGTGTAACGCGCTCCCGTGTACCGGCCCGACCATTGCACCCAGACCCGGTCTCGCCACGCTGCCCGAATTCCCGCTTTGTGCTGCCACTCCGGTACATAGATCATCTGCTTTCCCACGCTGCCGTCTCCGGGAAATCGCTCCTGCTGAATCGCTATGCGGGTGCGTGTTACCATGTAGTGCGCATTCAAACGGAACGGGTGGATGGCTGCTTCACCACGAATCTCCCCCTCCAGGCCGGTTGAGCGGATCTTTTCGATGTTATCAGGGGTAAAGCGTCCGCCATCTCCGGGCCGCCAGCGAATTCCGTTGTCAAAGTCATGACGAAAAACGGTGATTCCGGCTGAAATGCTTTCCATAGTAACAGCCCCGGAGGTGATATTTCCGGAAGCGGTGCTGCCGCCCGACACTTTCGGGTTGTTCCGTTTATTGTAATACGACAGGCCCGCCTCGAGGGACCGGACCGTTTCGGGTTCCAGATCGGGGTTTCCTCCCGGAATCCAGAACAGGTCGTTGTAAGAAGGGGTGTTTCGGTTCCGGCCGGCCAGGGCGCGCAACGTCAGCGTTTCATCCAGAGGTTGAAACGTAATACCCAATGCCGGATTGAGCGCCGTTCCGAAGGTAGTGTGATGTTCGGCCTCCAGAAAAGGATTCAGTCGAAATCCGGGGAGAGCTTCCCAGTCATGGCGGATGCGCAGCGATACCTCCGACTTCCGCTGCCTGCCGGCATAGTTGTCACTTTCAACCTGCTGATGAGCCAATTGAGCGGCAGCCATCGATTCGTGTGCGGCATTCCAGACATACCGCAAGGACGGCTGTGCCATAAAAAGCCGGGTGGTGCTGTACTCGGTGCGACCGGTTCGCGCATCAGTGTAATCGAGGACGTACCGGTAAAACCCTCCGGTGAGATTAAGCTGAATTCGCTCAAACCCCGCATAACCGGCCTGCGTAAGCCATCGGATGGTGCGATCGTCCTGACGCGCCGGTGCGGGCGAGCTTGCCGGGCCGGGGAGGTCATTGGTGATGTCGTCCAACCAGATCAGTGACCGGAACCGCCAGTCGTTGTGTGCATACCCGGCCTGCGCCGTCAGCCAGGAGCCTTCCACCGCATTGTTGACCCGTGTTCGTTCGACCCCTCGAACCGGGTCGAAATAGCTGAAATCATAGTCCGCTTTTCGGTGATAGGCTCTGACCGAGCCCTGGAATGCTCCATGACGGACGAAGGCCCCGGCGCCGGTCTGCCGCAGACCGAAACTGCCGATGCTCCGGCTCACGAACGCGGGATTCTGGGGTTGCGAAGACCGTAGCGAGATGGCGCCTCCGAGTCCGCCGGACCCTGTCATGGCCGCCGGATTCCCCGAAGAGGCGGAAATCCCGTCCAGCATTCCGGCGGGAATCAGCGACATATCAAAAACTCCCAGCATCGGATGGTTCAGTGGCAGCTCCTCCCACAGGATGCGGGTCTGGCCCGGGGAAAAACCACGTTGTGAAACCATGGCCATATTTCCGGCGCCATAGTCGCGAATCATGGCAAAAGTGTGATTATCAAGCAGCCAGGCCGCAGACTCCTGACGAAACGCGCGTATTTGTTGCGGGTCAACGGACTGGATATAAACCGGCTGATGATGGCCCGGTTTCTCAATACGGGGTGCGAGGATTCGGATTTCATCCAAAAAGAGGGTATCGGCAAGGTCGGTATACCCTTTCGCCTGCTCATCCCGCCTTTCCAGCGCTACCGCCTCATCCTGCATTTCCGGTACGGCCGGCAGTGCCGATGCCATGGTAATCGGGCCGCTCAGGAGATCAGCATATGGCATCCCTGCAATCAGCACCATGGCCAGCCATAACGTTCGGATCACGCCCCATGCATTACGCCGACGAGACATGAATTCGAGACCATGCGTCGTTGCATGTCCGGTGCTGGAGCCCCTGGCGTTATTTGTTCCCGAGGGCACAAACCGCCGTACCGGCATCATGCTCCGGAGACCGGCGCAAAACGCATTGCGGGCGCGTGTTGCAACAACACTCCGATGGTACCTACGGATCACTTGGAATAAGCGCATGAATTGCAGGATATACGTCGGCCCCAATTCCCGAGGGCATCGGCATTCAACACCTGGCAGGTCTCCTGGCTCCATCCCCGATCGAACGGCCTTCCCGTTCCCGATGATGCCGGAACAGTGGCTATGGCAGGTTTCGATCTTGTTGCGGATGATACAGTTGCGGGTACAGCTCCCGGTTTGAACGGGATTCCCTTTTCACTTCCGTTCTGGAAGAACCAAATGTGATTACTCTGATGATAGACAGAAGACTCCACTTGCGCAACAGAATTTATTCAAACGTTCGTGGAACGCTAATTTATTGCGCCGTGCGGTATTCACACAGGGCCTTTCTGGCACAAACCGGGACTCCGGGTGCGTTTCAGGCGGACACAAACGTAACGGCAATTCAGTCCATCAGAAATAGTATCGGTACGATACCCTGGCATTGCGGCCCATCATGGGGATATCGCGCTGATCGACCCGTGACAGATGATCACGCCAGGTGACATCAAACAGATTTTCAACCGTTACGGTGAACTGATGCAGATTGTGGGTTCCCAGTCGCACTCCGCCGGCGATCTCGGTGAGGGTATAGCCGCCGGTCGTCTCTTCAGCGGGGGCAACCCTGTTCTGTGCGAACACGTGCTGAACCTGCAGGCGTCCCCACCACGAACCGGTGTCGTATTCGGTGGCGCCTTTCAAGCGCAGCGGCGGCATCAAGGGAAGCGGTTGTCGGGAGTCATTTCTTTCTGTAGCGCGGATGTAGTCACCTTGCCCGGTCAGACTCCAGCGCCGGGTCAGCTCCTGCTTCACCACAAGCTCACCGCCGATCATATCCGCATCGGAACCCCGGTACTGCAGTATCGGCAGTCCGCGCACCGGCTCGTTTTCACCAGTGGGCACTCTCGTGATGTAGTTGGTGATACGGTTGGCATACAATGCCAGATGGATCCGTCTGGCCGGAGTTTCATAATCGATGAAAAAATCGGCTCCATACCCGATTTCATTGTCCAGGGACGGGTCACCGATCTCATACGCACCGGCGCCAAGATGGATCGCGTCGGAAAACAGCTCTTCGACAGAGGGAGCGCGGTGAGCCCGGGAGAGCTGGAAGCCCACGCGCAAGGGATCCGAAACGGAGCCATGCACCCCGACGGCCCCGGCCCAGATGCCCTGGTTACGAGTTGATCCGGCATCTGGAAAATCAGGATTTGGTCGTGATTCGGTGCGGTTCCACTCCAACCTGACTCCGGCCTGCAGTCGCCAGTTTGAAGAGAGCGCAAGTTCCTCCACAACATAACCGGCGACGGTCACTCCCCGTGCATCGGGAGTCAGCGCTTCATCACCGCCCACCTTCATCCGGTAGTATTCCAGTGATGCTCCTACTGTTCCGTTGTCCAGTATGCCGCGGGAGCCATGCTGCAGCAGCAATTCGGCCTGCGCGTAATCCTGATCCACCGAAAGCTCCAGATCTTCGTCATATCCCCCTTCGGAATCGTATTCCCGCTCAATCTCCTCGTGGATATAGTGGTTGTAGGAGGCCCTGAACTCGGCTCCTTCCCAAAAATCATGACGCAGTACCCGGGCGACAGTCCCCTGTGCCGCATATCGCTGCATAAACAACTCCACCTCTTCATCCGGATCAAACGGATCTTCGGGCACTCCGTATCTCTGGTCGACGAACTGCACGGACGCTCCTGCATGGGTATCGGCACCACGGTAGGCGGCACCGGTCGCGAAATGTAAGGCCCTCAAATCTGTACCTGGAATAGTGCCGGAAGGCGTTTTCATGTCACCGGTATTCCTGGTACTGCCACGCACGGACACCGCCCAGGAATCGGTCCCGTAGGTGTAGCGCCCGGCACCGGAAAGGGACGCCATCCCGGACTGCCCTTCGCTCCCGACATATCCGCTGGACCCTGCAGTCCATCCCGATGGGATGTCGTTTGAGTGCGCGTTGACAATGCCGCCCATTGCGCTGGAGCCGTATATCAGGCTGGCCGGACCCCGGATCACATCCAGTTGTTCTATCGATTGGGGATCCAGGGAAACCGCATGGTCATGCGCCGTGGCGGAAATATCCCCCATTTTCATTCCGTTCTGAAGCACCTGGATCCGCTCTCCGTCCATGCCTCGAATAACCGGTCGAGCCGGGGCGATTCCGAACGATCGCATGGCTACCCCGGCTTCCCCGTCGATCAATGCTCCCAGTGAACTGGTGTTTCGCTGCTGGATATCTGCACTACTATAACTCTGCGACGGCTGATAGCGGGTGATGCGGCGAAACAGGGATGCCGTTACCAAAACCTCGGCTGTTCGAGTGGTTGCCGGTGACAGGGTGATCTCCAGCGTCGGTTCACCTTCCTGCGGAAGGGTCACCGAAATCTGCCTGCTTTCATATCCGACATAGCGGATGAGCAGGTGCCAGGTCCCCTCCTCCAGCCCTTCCAGCCGAAAGGTCCCGTCCGGGGCGGTTGAAGTGCCCAAAGCCGTCTCGAGCACCATTACGGTAGCACCCGGCAACGGCTCCTCCTCCGTGTCGACAACCCGTCCGTGAATGGTCTGGGCATAAGATATCCGGGGAGTTAACAATAGCAGTAAAACAAGTAGTCCGATACGAAACATATGATACATAGCTCTGTCTAAATGGTTAATTGGCAGTATGATCCCGTTTACCAGCGAAACGTCAACCGGGAGTTTCAGAATCATTTGCAGGGATGGAATCCGCCGTTTCACGATGCACCAAGCCACGAAGCAGCTTTAGGCTGATGGATTATAATGGCTAATTTTAATTTAGTCAAGGCTAAATTTAGAATCCCTGGCAATGTGAAA
The Balneolales bacterium ANBcel1 DNA segment above includes these coding regions:
- a CDS encoding glycoside hydrolase family 2 TIM barrel-domain containing protein; this encodes MTHLLPRFLILLLSLAATTLPSLPVQAQEKHPGRVHLSQLPAWQNPEIFGINKEPGRAHAMPYGTIEEALDDDGDFYNSKYHRSLNGYWKFHLADNPFAASPDFHEPGFSDSNWDRIAVPSYWQTEGYGQAIYLNSIYPIDSIMGGLFPPMVPVENNPTGLYRHRFDLPADWDGREVFIRFDGVRSGFYLWINGEKVGYSQGSMTPAEFNITPHLQPGENSIAAKVIRWTDGKWLEDQDMWRMSGIFRDVHLYSTPQMYLQDFFVNAGLDTDYRHGVLEVTTKVRNNSGAVRYPANVEVYLFDGRNNPVGQGPLAEAYTEDPMPPGTMAVARMRTTVENAKHWSAETPYLYTVVLALRDSDGELLQTVRTRAGFRTYEIRDGVFLVNGEEVRLKGANLHEHDPHKAHTVDPDWIRKDYRLMKQSNMNAVRMAHYPHSRHYYELADKYGLYVMDEANVETHGISFRRNLIPGSDPMWTMATLERMRRMVEIHKNYPSVAIWSLGNEAGHGDNFSKSAALIRSMDPSRPIHYQHMNEIADMDSYMYPPPGSVRDILATMPSNRALILCEMAHSMGNSTGNMMEYMELLENHRNYIGTFIWDWVDQGLYEEDEQGNMFWAYGGDYGDYPNDGNFNINGLVMPDRTPQPALKQVKYAYQHVTISAADLRNGTVSLTNRYSHIALDRFYLHWELKEDGIVLQSGQKELSGIEPGERVTVTPDFEKPELRPGREYWLNVSLHLNADEAWADAGHRIAWEQFALPWPTPPALRQKPGDMATPAVTMDGDSFVLQSDDTRIRISRESGEMTSLRHNGRELLVGPLKLNFWRAPTDNDMAGWGDVLDPWKTAFAERSVDRVEIVSQTDAAIAILAEGRLSVGSSTFQTLYTFWGNGVMQVEAHIHPLGDVPEAIPRIGMELRIPADYHTMTWYGRGPEENYQDRNRGINIGEYTGSIPELVTHYVMPQENANRTDVRWTGFTNDEGQGLLAAGMQELNVSAWPYSLQDLEKATHVNRLPVRDFFTVNIDYKQQGVGGINSWTELARAMEPYRLPASRPYSYGFYLIPLDPSSGDMRDLARTLPPKSLDQLPVQGDH
- a CDS encoding T9SS type A sorting domain-containing protein yields the protein MKSGLRTLFALIVFSIITGLAGHVPLAAQLFTEAPEQVRQQSAGYQPYQVFVVNEGSWGNNNATLTVFKPETGEVEQQVFHTYTQRLLGDVANDAQWINEMLYVVVNNSHKIEVIDPVTFESAMTIFIDDEAHGGSPRHILQVSGEKAYVSNLYGDNLSVIDLALGEEIAVIDLGAGSGPEGMVKSGNHVFVALSGMGTGNEVAVVDITGDEVVKRIPVGDNPGQLAVGPAGRIWSVAVGNYGVGPDGSWDPETYETFGELVVIDPDELEVAGRMETGGHPGKLIFLDAQTALLQRDGIRSVDLEQMRLHDEPWLERQMHSFSVDVQSQDPLVYVTIAPDFASAGKVVRYDLSAAAVDSFQAGIGPGPVAFHYHVPTDAGYVAERPSGIQLDQNYPNPFNPATRIRFSLEKGAAVTLEVFDLQGRRVETLASGYHGAGSHTVTVDASGWSSGVYLYRLTSGSHAILNRKMLLVK
- a CDS encoding TonB-dependent receptor, whose translation is MSRRRNAWGVIRTLWLAMVLIAGMPYADLLSGPITMASALPAVPEMQDEAVALERRDEQAKGYTDLADTLFLDEIRILAPRIEKPGHHQPVYIQSVDPQQIRAFRQESAAWLLDNHTFAMIRDYGAGNMAMVSQRGFSPGQTRILWEELPLNHPMLGVFDMSLIPAGMLDGISASSGNPAAMTGSGGLGGAISLRSSQPQNPAFVSRSIGSFGLRQTGAGAFVRHGAFQGSVRAYHRKADYDFSYFDPVRGVERTRVNNAVEGSWLTAQAGYAHNDWRFRSLIWLDDITNDLPGPASSPAPARQDDRTIRWLTQAGYAGFERIQLNLTGGFYRYVLDYTDARTGRTEYSTTRLFMAQPSLRYVWNAAHESMAAAQLAHQQVESDNYAGRQRKSEVSLRIRHDWEALPGFRLNPFLEAEHHTTFGTALNPALGITFQPLDETLTLRALAGRNRNTPSYNDLFWIPGGNPDLEPETVRSLEAGLSYYNKRNNPKVSGGSTASGNITSGAVTMESISAGITVFRHDFDNGIRWRPGDGGRFTPDNIEKIRSTGLEGEIRGEAAIHPFRLNAHYMVTRTRIAIQQERFPGDGSVGKQMIYVPEWQHKAGIRAAWRDRVWVQWSGRYTGARYTTFDHSAIRDPLEAFTAMDLDLGMRWPAAVWSGEVSAGIRNLTDAAYEVIQSYPSAPRHYHLTITLSLN
- a CDS encoding TonB-dependent receptor — translated: MYHMFRIGLLVLLLLLTPRISYAQTIHGRVVDTEEEPLPGATVMVLETALGTSTAPDGTFRLEGLEEGTWHLLIRYVGYESRQISVTLPQEGEPTLEITLSPATTRTAEVLVTASLFRRITRYQPSQSYSSADIQQRNTSSLGALIDGEAGVAMRSFGIAPARPVIRGMDGERIQVLQNGMKMGDISATAHDHAVSLDPQSIEQLDVIRGPASLIYGSSAMGGIVNAHSNDIPSGWTAGSSGYVGSEGQSGMASLSGAGRYTYGTDSWAVSVRGSTRNTGDMKTPSGTIPGTDLRALHFATGAAYRGADTHAGASVQFVDQRYGVPEDPFDPDEEVELFMQRYAAQGTVARVLRHDFWEGAEFRASYNHYIHEEIEREYDSEGGYDEDLELSVDQDYAQAELLLQHGSRGILDNGTVGASLEYYRMKVGGDEALTPDARGVTVAGYVVEELALSSNWRLQAGVRLEWNRTESRPNPDFPDAGSTRNQGIWAGAVGVHGSVSDPLRVGFQLSRAHRAPSVEELFSDAIHLGAGAYEIGDPSLDNEIGYGADFFIDYETPARRIHLALYANRITNYITRVPTGENEPVRGLPILQYRGSDADMIGGELVVKQELTRRWSLTGQGDYIRATERNDSRQPLPLMPPLRLKGATEYDTGSWWGRLQVQHVFAQNRVAPAEETTGGYTLTEIAGGVRLGTHNLHQFTVTVENLFDVTWRDHLSRVDQRDIPMMGRNARVSYRYYF